A genomic window from Deltaproteobacteria bacterium includes:
- a CDS encoding LapA family protein, which yields MKKAKIVLLSVVLILILIIILQNVKDVEMEVLFWTFTMPHATLLFITVLVGFVIGGIVAYMFRKKH from the coding sequence ATGAAAAAGGCTAAAATTGTTTTGTTATCTGTCGTTCTAATTCTAATTCTAATAATTATTTTACAAAATGTAAAAGATGTAGAGATGGAGGTTTTATTTTGGACTTTTACCATGCCTCATGCAACATTGCTTTTTATCACAGTGCTGGTGGGTTTTGTCATTGGAGGCATTGTAGCCTATATGTTTCGGAAAAAACATTAA
- a CDS encoding patatin-like phospholipase family protein encodes MTQRIGLTLGNGSARGLAHIGVLKALEEKNIKIDFIAGSSIGALIGAAYASGMSVERMEELALEIDLKKIAQLFISKPAFTGLINGKSIKNYILSHIGNPDFSQLKIPFVAAATDIDTGETVVLNKGSVVDAVRASISIPGIFAPVKMNNRLLIDGGVTLPLPIRLVKEMGGEKIIAVNVIPQPGKRKTSLNNSSSNNDFLGIKMVLKKGTNKLVSSWNLIGILMQSILILENTLIRTEIASQRPDVLIEPDVSSIKIFDFYRGKEVVDSGYKAAIKILNRR; translated from the coding sequence ATGACACAAAGAATTGGATTGACCCTGGGCAATGGTTCAGCCAGGGGATTGGCTCATATTGGCGTCCTGAAAGCATTGGAGGAAAAGAATATCAAGATTGATTTTATTGCCGGCAGCAGCATAGGGGCATTGATTGGAGCTGCTTATGCCTCTGGTATGAGTGTGGAAAGGATGGAAGAATTGGCATTAGAAATAGACCTCAAAAAAATTGCCCAGTTATTTATTTCAAAACCGGCCTTTACGGGTTTGATAAATGGGAAAAGCATAAAGAATTACATCCTTTCCCATATTGGCAACCCTGATTTTTCCCAGCTTAAGATTCCGTTTGTGGCTGCAGCTACGGACATTGATACGGGCGAAACAGTAGTTTTAAACAAGGGTTCGGTTGTGGATGCAGTGAGAGCCAGTATATCTATCCCGGGCATATTTGCACCAGTAAAAATGAATAACCGCCTGCTGATAGATGGAGGGGTAACTTTACCACTTCCTATCCGTCTGGTAAAAGAAATGGGGGGTGAAAAGATAATTGCTGTTAATGTTATCCCTCAGCCAGGAAAACGCAAAACAAGTCTTAATAATTCATCGTCCAACAATGATTTCTTGGGTATTAAGATGGTGTTAAAAAAAGGGACGAATAAACTGGTCAGTAGCTGGAATTTAATCGGCATTCTCATGCAGAGTATTTTAATTTTAGAAAATACTCTTATAAGAACAGAGATAGCATCACAACGGCCGGATGTTCTTATTGAACCAGATGTTAGCTCAATAAAGATTTTTGATTTTTACCGCGGGAAAGAGGTCGTAGAT